In the genome of Ignavibacteriales bacterium, one region contains:
- a CDS encoding efflux RND transporter permease subunit: MAIPTSAGAELQRPLATVAIGGLMTSILLTPLLISSIYSWFENRKVEVNYLLE; this comes from the coding sequence ATGGCAATTCCCACTTCCGCTGGTGCAGAGTTACAAAGACCCCTTGCAACTGTGGCTATCGGTGGATTGATGACATCAATCCTGCTTACACCTTTGCTCATTTCATCAATTTATAGCTGGTTCGAAAATAGAAAAGTTGAGGTTAATTATCTATTGGAATAA
- a CDS encoding sigma-54-dependent Fis family transcriptional regulator, with protein sequence MKTENNSYKILVIDDDESIRKTLTNYLKKLNFNVYSASNGSEGIEIAQKEIPDLVITDIKMPKADGFEVLKKVKEIDSHIHVIMITAFDDMSSTVKAMQQGAYDYIEKPLEIDKLKITISRALENKKMSEQLTSFITVETEEYQSENTLIGKSSVMKDVYKKIGQTTTSRVTVLLEGESGTGKELVARAIHYSGITKDKPFVPVNCTALTESLLESELFGHVKGAFTGSIRDKKGKFELAGEGTIFLDEISEISPNLQVQLLRVLQQKEFERVGGETLIPIKARIIAATNKDLNALVSDGEFREDLYFRLKVVSINLPPLRERLDDVPFLVSHFLAKINNELHKNVTKVPEDVMEMLKNHYWVGNVRELENTLMQAVVLSSDDILNKENILLRKPEPGEIKDEVQFITLAENEKNHIKKVLDAVQWDKNKAYKILGISLPTLYSKIENYKLSPFDDKSPQ encoded by the coding sequence ATGAAGACAGAAAATAATAGTTATAAAATACTTGTTATTGATGACGATGAATCAATTAGAAAAACCTTAACAAACTATTTAAAGAAATTAAACTTTAATGTCTATTCAGCTTCTAATGGTTCTGAAGGAATTGAAATTGCACAAAAGGAAATTCCGGATTTAGTGATAACCGATATTAAAATGCCAAAGGCAGATGGATTTGAAGTTTTAAAGAAAGTAAAAGAAATTGATTCGCACATTCACGTTATTATGATTACCGCTTTTGATGATATGAGCAGTACGGTTAAAGCAATGCAGCAAGGTGCTTATGATTACATTGAGAAACCGCTTGAGATAGATAAGCTGAAAATTACTATTAGCCGTGCTCTTGAAAATAAAAAAATGAGCGAGCAGCTCACTTCATTTATTACTGTTGAAACTGAAGAATATCAGTCAGAGAATACCCTTATTGGTAAATCTTCAGTTATGAAAGATGTTTATAAAAAGATAGGGCAGACTACAACAAGCCGAGTAACAGTTCTTCTCGAAGGTGAAAGCGGTACAGGAAAAGAGCTTGTTGCAAGGGCAATTCATTACAGCGGCATTACTAAGGATAAACCCTTTGTTCCCGTTAACTGTACAGCTTTAACTGAATCCCTTCTCGAAAGTGAATTATTCGGTCACGTAAAAGGAGCTTTCACCGGTTCCATACGCGATAAAAAAGGTAAATTTGAACTTGCCGGTGAAGGTACAATTTTCCTTGATGAAATTTCTGAAATATCTCCTAATCTGCAAGTTCAGTTATTAAGAGTTTTACAGCAAAAAGAATTTGAACGTGTTGGAGGAGAAACTTTAATCCCGATAAAAGCAAGAATAATTGCAGCTACTAATAAAGATTTAAACGCACTTGTAAGCGATGGAGAATTTAGAGAGGATTTATATTTTAGATTAAAAGTAGTATCAATTAACCTTCCACCTCTCCGTGAACGTCTGGATGATGTACCTTTTTTGGTTAGCCATTTTCTTGCAAAGATTAATAATGAACTTCATAAAAATGTTACTAAAGTACCTGAAGATGTAATGGAGATGTTAAAAAATCATTACTGGGTAGGGAATGTAAGAGAATTGGAAAACACCTTAATGCAGGCAGTTGTTCTCTCAAGTGATGATATTCTTAACAAGGAAAATATACTTTTAAGAAAGCCCGAACCGGGTGAAATTAAGGATGAAGTTCAATTTATCACACTTGCTGAAAATGAAAAAAATCATATTAAAAAAGTACTCGATGCCGTTCAGTGGGATAAAAACAAAGCATACAAAATTTTGGGCATTTCGCTACCGACTCTTTACAGCAAAATTGAAAACTATAAGCTGTCACCGTTTGATGATAAGTCCCCACAATAA
- a CDS encoding HAMP domain-containing protein, whose translation MTFIFTYIALLLTHSIFDLDLTQTIFLASTLLAAIGLIVIIYSRNRESVKSRLFILILLLVIGYLISHAFHFLIMHSSNVTILDNSCHSFLLMIIVAVTFFTWNFPEPRRIGVIKSMLIIIPSVILLGLLWTGYFIEESHAHEHSFTVKYSSLYPVFLLWYALLVAINFYWLIKRYNTEENSIQKKQILLLFLGLIITNLASFIFGLFLPWYLGFYYLVEISPLSFLAGVILFTTVAVNRYDMFRASMQRIHNFSISKKIILSASVLVPIIILLVQVPLMRFIFQPESNRELYRLFIISVFGGVVVSIIIAFVIVKIISNPLKMLKNKAHEIEKGSYGIKIEFSSNDEFGELTEAFNNMSETLKNNSSELRSKEERISLLLNAFEESSAAIAIVNEDFRIIEANHQFCQIVKTDREKIIDEYLVDVQFKGELNEYFTMIKNELQLYSKFRGELNYDNKILLIYVTPSSTGSKFNGYLFIEVDITEQKKLEEQLVKSEKLAALGKMAAVLAHEIKTPLTSIKMNTDIIAAELKLNKDEKENIAIIQTEINRLNNLVKDVLQFSRQMELDISEFNLFDLVEKIKHQLNSKLKSKNISLLNNLGKIDLMADRQRLTQVFLNLIDNSIEAISSNGKIELKSFIDEDKNNVQILVIDSGTGISDDIKVFEPFFTTKSSGTGLGLSVAQKIIEQHKGKIGLVSSKQGETVFEIILPLNELNNREKDLQKSQYEQ comes from the coding sequence ATGACTTTTATATTTACTTACATAGCATTACTGTTAACCCACTCAATCTTCGACCTTGATTTAACTCAGACTATTTTTCTTGCATCCACATTGCTTGCCGCCATAGGATTAATAGTAATTATATATTCGAGAAATCGTGAGTCTGTTAAAAGCCGGTTGTTCATTTTGATTCTGCTTTTAGTGATTGGCTACTTAATATCTCACGCATTTCATTTTTTGATAATGCATTCATCGAATGTTACAATACTTGATAACTCCTGCCATTCGTTTCTGCTGATGATTATTGTGGCAGTTACTTTTTTTACGTGGAACTTTCCCGAACCCCGCAGAATTGGTGTTATTAAGAGTATGCTCATAATAATTCCCTCTGTTATTCTTTTGGGTTTATTATGGACCGGATATTTCATTGAAGAATCACACGCTCACGAGCATTCATTCACTGTTAAATATTCTTCACTTTATCCGGTATTTTTATTATGGTATGCTTTGCTTGTTGCAATAAACTTTTACTGGTTGATTAAAAGGTATAACACGGAAGAAAATTCGATTCAGAAGAAACAAATTCTTTTGCTGTTCTTAGGTTTAATCATAACAAATCTTGCATCTTTTATATTTGGTTTATTCCTTCCCTGGTATCTCGGTTTTTATTACTTAGTGGAAATCAGTCCGCTTTCTTTTTTAGCCGGAGTTATTCTCTTTACAACAGTAGCCGTAAACAGATATGATATGTTCCGGGCTTCAATGCAAAGGATACATAACTTCAGCATATCAAAAAAAATTATACTTAGCGCTTCTGTTCTTGTACCTATTATTATTTTGTTGGTGCAAGTCCCTTTAATGAGATTTATTTTCCAGCCGGAGAGTAACCGTGAGCTGTACAGGTTATTTATTATTAGTGTATTTGGTGGAGTTGTTGTAAGCATAATCATTGCCTTTGTTATTGTTAAAATCATTTCAAATCCTTTAAAGATGTTGAAGAATAAAGCCCACGAAATAGAAAAAGGCAGCTATGGCATAAAGATTGAGTTTTCTTCTAATGATGAGTTCGGTGAATTAACAGAAGCTTTTAATAATATGTCTGAAACATTAAAAAATAATTCCTCTGAATTGAGGAGCAAAGAAGAGAGGATTTCTTTATTGCTGAATGCTTTTGAGGAATCTTCTGCCGCAATTGCTATTGTTAATGAAGATTTCAGAATAATAGAAGCCAATCACCAGTTTTGTCAAATAGTTAAAACCGACAGGGAGAAAATAATAGATGAATATTTAGTTGACGTTCAATTTAAAGGTGAATTAAATGAATATTTCACTATGATAAAAAATGAACTTCAGCTTTATTCAAAATTCAGAGGAGAGTTGAATTATGACAATAAGATTCTTTTAATATACGTTACGCCATCTTCAACGGGCAGCAAGTTTAATGGATATTTATTTATCGAGGTTGATATAACAGAACAAAAGAAGCTGGAAGAACAGTTGGTCAAATCAGAAAAGCTTGCAGCACTTGGTAAAATGGCTGCAGTACTTGCCCACGAAATAAAAACTCCTTTAACTTCTATTAAAATGAATACAGATATCATTGCTGCAGAATTAAAGTTAAACAAAGATGAAAAAGAAAATATTGCGATTATTCAAACCGAAATTAACCGGCTTAACAATTTAGTTAAAGATGTTTTGCAGTTTTCCAGGCAAATGGAATTAGATATTTCTGAATTTAATTTATTTGATTTGGTCGAAAAGATTAAGCACCAGCTTAATAGTAAATTAAAAAGTAAAAACATTTCTTTACTTAATAACTTAGGTAAAATTGATTTGATGGCTGACAGGCAAAGATTAACGCAGGTATTTTTAAACTTAATTGATAATTCGATTGAAGCCATTAGCAGCAATGGTAAAATAGAATTGAAATCATTTATTGATGAAGATAAAAATAATGTTCAGATTCTAGTTATAGACAGCGGCACCGGTATAAGTGATGATATAAAAGTGTTTGAACCATTTTTCACCACTAAATCTTCCGGCACTGGGCTTGGTTTATCAGTAGCACAAAAAATTATTGAGCAGCATAAAGGAAAAATCGGTTTGGTTTCATCAAAACAAGGTGAAACTGTATTTGAAATAATTCTCCCTCTTAATGAATTAAATAATCGGGAAAAAGATTTACAGAAAAGTCAATATGAGCAATGA
- the cadA gene encoding cadmium-translocating P-type ATPase gives MKKYQLKNIDCASCAAKIEEGLSKMPEVKFVSVNFANSTLQIDAPDLEEVKQKIKEIEPEVEVVEPTDDLTPPAKRFAIKDELAENKNELIKIFFALLLLSVGLIFEEEIHNTPYHFAEYLVFISAYLISGWGVLKGAARSIAKGKVFNELFLMSIATLGAIAIDEMAEAVAVMLFFVVGELFQNIAVNRSRKSVKALLEIRPDYANIKINGDVKRVSPTEVHPGQIILVKPGEKIPLDGNIIEGNSFVDTSALTGESVPRSVKESETVLAGMINKSGLLTIKVTKEFGESSITKILELVENASSKKAETEKFITTFARYYTPVVVFGALLLAVIPPLFFAGQTFTDWIYRALVVLVISCPCALVISIPLGYFGGIGGASRRGILVKGSNFLDALTKIKTVVFDKTGTLTKGEFKVAEIVSANGFKEEAILKYAAYAEANSSHPIAKSILEAYQNEIQQNEISDVKEISGHGIQAKVNGDEILIGNDKLLHLENIEHDKCDVEGTVVHVTVNKKYAGYIVISDSLKDEAAEAITALNKLKVDTVMLTGDNKSAAEVFAIKLGIKEYYSELLPENKVEHIEKLIDSAKDGKVAFVGDGINDAPVIARADVGIAMGALGSDAAVETADVVLMTDSPMQVVKSIEVAKRTRTIVWQNIGFAMGVKLFFILLGAFGIATMWEAVFGDMGVAIIAILNAMRVMK, from the coding sequence ATGAAAAAATATCAACTTAAAAATATTGACTGCGCATCGTGTGCGGCAAAGATTGAAGAAGGGCTTTCAAAGATGCCCGAAGTTAAATTTGTTTCTGTGAATTTTGCAAACTCGACTTTACAGATTGATGCACCGGATTTAGAAGAAGTAAAACAAAAGATTAAAGAGATCGAACCGGAAGTGGAAGTAGTTGAACCGACTGATGACCTTACACCGCCGGCTAAAAGGTTTGCAATAAAAGATGAACTTGCCGAGAACAAAAACGAATTGATAAAAATCTTTTTTGCACTTCTTCTGCTTTCCGTCGGGCTAATCTTCGAAGAAGAAATTCATAACACTCCTTATCATTTTGCAGAATATCTGGTTTTTATTTCTGCTTATCTGATAAGCGGCTGGGGTGTTTTAAAGGGTGCTGCAAGAAGTATTGCAAAAGGAAAAGTTTTCAACGAGCTTTTTCTTATGTCAATTGCAACGCTTGGCGCAATTGCAATTGATGAAATGGCTGAAGCAGTTGCCGTTATGTTGTTTTTTGTAGTCGGGGAATTGTTCCAGAATATTGCCGTTAACCGCTCACGAAAGTCAGTGAAAGCATTATTGGAGATAAGACCGGATTATGCGAACATAAAAATAAATGGAGATGTTAAAAGAGTTTCGCCAACGGAAGTTCATCCCGGACAAATAATTCTTGTGAAGCCCGGAGAGAAAATTCCTTTGGACGGAAATATTATCGAAGGAAATTCTTTTGTTGATACTTCGGCACTCACTGGGGAATCTGTTCCCCGTTCTGTAAAAGAAAGCGAAACAGTTTTAGCGGGAATGATTAATAAAAGCGGACTGCTTACAATTAAAGTAACAAAAGAATTTGGCGAGTCTTCAATTACAAAAATTTTAGAGCTGGTTGAAAATGCAAGCAGTAAAAAAGCAGAGACAGAAAAATTCATCACTACATTTGCCCGCTATTACACTCCAGTAGTTGTATTTGGAGCCTTGCTTCTTGCTGTTATTCCACCGTTGTTTTTTGCCGGACAAACATTTACTGACTGGATTTACAGAGCGTTGGTAGTGCTTGTAATTTCTTGCCCTTGTGCTTTAGTGATAAGCATTCCGCTCGGATATTTTGGCGGGATTGGTGGCGCTTCACGAAGAGGGATCCTTGTTAAAGGTTCCAATTTTTTGGATGCGCTCACAAAAATTAAGACCGTCGTATTTGATAAAACCGGAACGTTAACGAAAGGTGAATTCAAAGTTGCGGAAATAGTTTCTGCCAACGGATTCAAGGAAGAAGCCATTCTGAAATATGCTGCTTATGCAGAAGCGAACTCGAGTCATCCGATTGCTAAATCAATATTGGAAGCTTATCAGAATGAAATTCAGCAAAATGAAATAAGCGATGTAAAAGAAATATCCGGTCACGGCATTCAGGCAAAAGTAAACGGAGACGAAATTTTGATTGGAAATGATAAGCTGCTTCATCTTGAAAATATCGAACACGACAAATGTGATGTTGAAGGAACTGTTGTTCACGTAACGGTAAATAAAAAATATGCCGGCTATATCGTAATATCAGATTCATTAAAAGATGAAGCTGCAGAAGCAATTACTGCGCTGAACAAATTAAAAGTAGATACCGTTATGCTAACCGGAGATAACAAAAGCGCTGCTGAAGTCTTTGCAATAAAGCTTGGTATCAAAGAATATTATTCAGAGCTGCTGCCGGAAAACAAAGTTGAACATATTGAAAAGCTAATTGACTCAGCAAAAGATGGAAAAGTCGCATTCGTTGGTGATGGAATAAATGATGCGCCGGTAATTGCCCGTGCCGATGTTGGAATTGCAATGGGTGCTCTCGGCTCCGATGCAGCAGTTGAAACCGCAGACGTAGTTTTGATGACCGATTCACCAATGCAGGTTGTAAAGTCAATTGAAGTTGCAAAGCGGACGAGAACTATCGTCTGGCAAAACATTGGTTTTGCAATGGGAGTGAAATTATTCTTCATTCTTCTCGGCGCATTTGGAATTGCAACAATGTGGGAAGCGGTGTTCGGCGATATGGGTGTTGCGATTATTGCAATATTGAATGCTATGAGAGTGATGAAATAA
- a CDS encoding YHS domain-containing protein produces MRDPVCGRKINPNKAYAKIKYGKETYYLCCPLCQSEFEKDPKKFINNIIK; encoded by the coding sequence TTGAGGGATCCTGTTTGCGGTAGAAAGATAAATCCAAACAAAGCTTATGCTAAGATAAAATACGGGAAAGAAACATATTACCTTTGCTGCCCGCTTTGCCAGTCTGAATTCGAGAAAGATCCCAAAAAGTTTATTAACAATATAATTAAATGA